A DNA window from Salarias fasciatus chromosome 23 unlocalized genomic scaffold, fSalaFa1.1 super_scaffold_20, whole genome shotgun sequence contains the following coding sequences:
- the LOC115384106 gene encoding male-specific lethal 3 homolog isoform X1, whose protein sequence is MSSRGIKYLFHKGERVLCFEPDPTKAKVLYDAKVLDVLLATDEHGNRIPKYLIHFNGWNRSWDRWAAEDHVLKDSEETRKLQRKLARKARDRMKKKGWAKRRRRQSGNKSSRKTLPKEDDSDDACEKPPAFSAVSQLPPAAKLSPPNPCLLVLSPGLTSTSESSDGDDSDPESSNSGESTFSENINKMRAEPEINPKRDNEEKIVHVDISIPDILKKKLEDDCFYINKRKKLVMVPCHTNVVHILESYVKHFAINKAFMINERHRRQQNAAQNTTPPPVPPEKSEDLCKEMVDGLRITFDFTLPMILLYPCEQAQFKKVSSSRLFLAMNECSPCSSNAQRERSPSPPVHNPPTPQSTDSQPDLSDISAITPTAPAPTPKRRRHPDMDCISYQSQSQSLRRSTRNTSGGERPTEGSSGGGGSTTASPLLKRRTADMSSQPRFFLNLDRRTPVHSGSSSPLPVTPGRERGVPFYGLQSRRNNELNEVLSWKLTPDNYPLNDQPPPPSYLYGAQHLLRLFVKLPEILGKMQIPERNLRALIKHLELFLRFLAEFQEDFFPESAYVSASEAYYSMKQPRPVY, encoded by the exons ATGAGTTCGCGGGGAATTAAATATCTATTTCACAAAGGAGAGCGAGTCCTGTGTTTCGAACCCGATCCCACCAAGGCGAAAGTGTTGTATGACGCCAAG GTCCTTGATGTTTTGTTAGCTACAGATGAACATGGAAATCGGATCCCAAAGTACCTGATTCACTTCAATGGTTGGAACAGGAG CTGGGATCGCTGGGCTGCAGAGGATCATGTCCTAAAGGACAGCGAGGAAACAAGAAAATTGCAACGTAAACTGGCTCGCAAAGCTCGGGATCGCAT GAAGAAAAAGGGATGGgcgaagcggcggcggcgccagtCGGGAAATAAATCCTCCCGCAAAACGCTGCCCAAAGAGGATGACAGTGATGACGCCTGTGAGAAACCGCCAGCCTTCTCGGCCGTTTCCCAGCTGCCCCCAGCAGCCAAACTCAGCCCACCCAACCCCTGCTTGTTGGTTCTGTCGCCAGGTCTGACGTCAACGTCTGAGAGTAGCGACGGGGACGATTCTGACCCAGAATCTTCGAATAGCGGGGAGAGCACCTTCTCTGAGAATATCAATAAAATG cGGGCTGAGCCCGAGATCAATCCAAAGAGAGACAACGAGGAGAAGATCGTGCACGTTGACATCAGCATCCCCGACATTCTGAAGAAGAAACTGGAAGACGACTGCTTCTACATCAACAAGAGGAAGAAG ctcgTGATGGTTCCCTGCCACACCAACGTCGTGCACATCCTGGAGTCCTACGTCAAGCACTTCGCCATCAACAAGGCGTTCATGATCAACGAGCGGCACCGGCGTCAGCAGAACGCGGCGCAGAACACCACGCCGCCGCCGGTGCCTCCGGAGAAGAG TGAGGACCTGTGTAAAGAGATGGTCGACGGCCTGAGAATCACCTTCGACTTCACCCTACCCATGATCCTCCTCTACCCGTGCGAGCAAGCGCAGTTCAAGAAAGTCAGCTCGTCCCGCCTCTTCCTGGCCATGAACGAGTGCTCGCCCTGCTCCAGCAA CGCCCAACGCGAGCGCAGCCCCAGCCCGCCGGTGCACAACCCGCCCACCCCGCAGTCCACCGACAGCCAGCCGGACCTGAGCGACATCTCGGCCATCACGCCCACGGCGCCGGCGCCCACCCCGAAGCGCCGGAGGCACCCGGACATGGACTGCATCTCCTACCAGTCGCAGTCCCAGTCGCTGCGGCGCTCCACCAGGAACACGTCGGGGGGCGAGCGGCCGACCGAGGGCAGCAGCGGAG GCGGAGGCAGCACCACGGCGTCGCCGCTGCTGAAACGCAGGACAGCCGACATGTCGTCACAGCCCAGGTTCTTCCTCAACCTCGACAGAC GAACGCCGGTGCACAGCGGCTCGTCGTCCCCGCTGCCCGTGACGCCGGGCAGGGAGCGCGGCGTCCCGTTCTACGGCCTGCAGAGCCGCCGGAACAACGAGCTGAACGAG GTGTTGAGCTGGAAGCTGACCCCTGATAACTACCCCCTGAACGAccagccccctcccccctcctacCTGTACGGGGCGCAGCACCTCCTGCGGCTCTTCG TGAAGCTTCCTGAGATCCTGGGGAAGATGCAGATCCCAGAGAGGAACCTGCGCGCCCTCATCAAACACCTGGAGCTCTTTCTCAG GTTTCTGGCCGAGTTCCAAGAGGATTTTTTCCCCGAGTCTGCCTACGTGTCGGCGTCCGAGGCGTACTACAGCATGAAACAGCCGCGACCGGTTTACTGA
- the LOC115384106 gene encoding male-specific lethal 3 homolog isoform X2, producing MSSRGIKYLFHKGERVLCFEPDPTKAKVLYDAKVLDVLLATDEHGNRIPKYLIHFNGWNRSWDRWAAEDHVLKDSEETRKLQRKLARKARDRMKKKGWAKRRRRQSGNKSSRKTLPKEDDSDDACLTSTSESSDGDDSDPESSNSGESTFSENINKMRAEPEINPKRDNEEKIVHVDISIPDILKKKLEDDCFYINKRKKLVMVPCHTNVVHILESYVKHFAINKAFMINERHRRQQNAAQNTTPPPVPPEKSEDLCKEMVDGLRITFDFTLPMILLYPCEQAQFKKVSSSRLFLAMNECSPCSSNAQRERSPSPPVHNPPTPQSTDSQPDLSDISAITPTAPAPTPKRRRHPDMDCISYQSQSQSLRRSTRNTSGGERPTEGSSGGGGSTTASPLLKRRTADMSSQPRFFLNLDRRTPVHSGSSSPLPVTPGRERGVPFYGLQSRRNNELNEVLSWKLTPDNYPLNDQPPPPSYLYGAQHLLRLFVKLPEILGKMQIPERNLRALIKHLELFLRFLAEFQEDFFPESAYVSASEAYYSMKQPRPVY from the exons ATGAGTTCGCGGGGAATTAAATATCTATTTCACAAAGGAGAGCGAGTCCTGTGTTTCGAACCCGATCCCACCAAGGCGAAAGTGTTGTATGACGCCAAG GTCCTTGATGTTTTGTTAGCTACAGATGAACATGGAAATCGGATCCCAAAGTACCTGATTCACTTCAATGGTTGGAACAGGAG CTGGGATCGCTGGGCTGCAGAGGATCATGTCCTAAAGGACAGCGAGGAAACAAGAAAATTGCAACGTAAACTGGCTCGCAAAGCTCGGGATCGCAT GAAGAAAAAGGGATGGgcgaagcggcggcggcgccagtCGGGAAATAAATCCTCCCGCAAAACGCTGCCCAAAGAGGATGACAGTGATGACGCCT GTCTGACGTCAACGTCTGAGAGTAGCGACGGGGACGATTCTGACCCAGAATCTTCGAATAGCGGGGAGAGCACCTTCTCTGAGAATATCAATAAAATG cGGGCTGAGCCCGAGATCAATCCAAAGAGAGACAACGAGGAGAAGATCGTGCACGTTGACATCAGCATCCCCGACATTCTGAAGAAGAAACTGGAAGACGACTGCTTCTACATCAACAAGAGGAAGAAG ctcgTGATGGTTCCCTGCCACACCAACGTCGTGCACATCCTGGAGTCCTACGTCAAGCACTTCGCCATCAACAAGGCGTTCATGATCAACGAGCGGCACCGGCGTCAGCAGAACGCGGCGCAGAACACCACGCCGCCGCCGGTGCCTCCGGAGAAGAG TGAGGACCTGTGTAAAGAGATGGTCGACGGCCTGAGAATCACCTTCGACTTCACCCTACCCATGATCCTCCTCTACCCGTGCGAGCAAGCGCAGTTCAAGAAAGTCAGCTCGTCCCGCCTCTTCCTGGCCATGAACGAGTGCTCGCCCTGCTCCAGCAA CGCCCAACGCGAGCGCAGCCCCAGCCCGCCGGTGCACAACCCGCCCACCCCGCAGTCCACCGACAGCCAGCCGGACCTGAGCGACATCTCGGCCATCACGCCCACGGCGCCGGCGCCCACCCCGAAGCGCCGGAGGCACCCGGACATGGACTGCATCTCCTACCAGTCGCAGTCCCAGTCGCTGCGGCGCTCCACCAGGAACACGTCGGGGGGCGAGCGGCCGACCGAGGGCAGCAGCGGAG GCGGAGGCAGCACCACGGCGTCGCCGCTGCTGAAACGCAGGACAGCCGACATGTCGTCACAGCCCAGGTTCTTCCTCAACCTCGACAGAC GAACGCCGGTGCACAGCGGCTCGTCGTCCCCGCTGCCCGTGACGCCGGGCAGGGAGCGCGGCGTCCCGTTCTACGGCCTGCAGAGCCGCCGGAACAACGAGCTGAACGAG GTGTTGAGCTGGAAGCTGACCCCTGATAACTACCCCCTGAACGAccagccccctcccccctcctacCTGTACGGGGCGCAGCACCTCCTGCGGCTCTTCG TGAAGCTTCCTGAGATCCTGGGGAAGATGCAGATCCCAGAGAGGAACCTGCGCGCCCTCATCAAACACCTGGAGCTCTTTCTCAG GTTTCTGGCCGAGTTCCAAGAGGATTTTTTCCCCGAGTCTGCCTACGTGTCGGCGTCCGAGGCGTACTACAGCATGAAACAGCCGCGACCGGTTTACTGA